A window of Castanea sativa cultivar Marrone di Chiusa Pesio chromosome 1, ASM4071231v1 contains these coding sequences:
- the LOC142616116 gene encoding phytoene synthase 2, chloroplastic — translation MSVALLWVVTPNVEISNCFGFFDSVRDGNWLLESSRCISRDWGSFRAKKSRKQKWKSCSLSTDLKYSCVGESGLESRNHFPVLSSMVANTAGEMTISSEQKVYDVVLKQAALVKKQLRSSVDLDVRPDIVLPGNLSLLSEAYDRCGEVCAEYAKTFYLGTLLMTPERRRAIWAIYVWCRRTDELVDGPNASHITPTALDRWESRLEDLFQGQPFDMLDAALSDTVAKFPVDIQPFKDMIEGMRMDLRKSRYKNFDELYLYCYYVAGTVGLMSVPVMGIAPESQATTESVYNAALALGIANQLTNILRDVGEDATRGRIYLPQDELAQAGLSDEDIFAGKVTDKWRNFMKNQIKRARMFFDEAEKGVKELSAASRWPVWASLLLYSQILDEIEANDYNNFTKRAYVSKGKKLLALPIAYTRALIPPSTTQSLLTKA, via the exons ATGTCAGTAGCATTACTATGGGTTGTCACCCCAAATGTAGAGATATCCAATTGCTTTGGTTTCTTCGATTCAGTCCGAGATGGAAACTGGCTTTTAGAGTCATCAAGGTGTATATCCCGAGATTGGGGATCGTTTAGAGCGAAGAAGAGTAGGAAACAGAAATGGAAGTCTTGCTCTCTTAGTACAGATTTGAAGTATTCATGTGTTGGTGAGTCGGGCTTAGAGAGCAGAAACCACTTCCCTGTATTATCAAGCATGGTAGCCAACACTGCAGGAGAAATGACAATCTCATCAGAACAGAAGGTTTATGATGTGGTGCTGAAGCAGGCAGCCCTGGTTAAGAAGCAATTGAGGTCTAGTGTGGATCTTGATGTGAGACCGGATATTGTACTTCCCGGAAATCTGAGCTTGTTGAGTGAAGCTTATGATCGTTGTGGAGAAGTCTGTGCAGAGTATGCAAAGACATTTTACCTGG GAACTCTGCTCATGACCCCTGAAAGGCGAAGGGCTATCTGGGCAATATATG TGTGGTGTAGGAGGACAGATGAGCTTGTTGATGGACCTAATGCTTCACACATCACACCAACAGCTTTAGATAGGTGGGAGTCACGGTTGGAAGATCTTTTTCAAGGTCAGCCATTTGATATGCTTGATGCTGCTTTATCAGATACAGTTGCCAAATTCCCTGTTGATATCCAG CCATTCAAGGATATGATTGAAGGAATGAGAATGGACCTAAGGAAGTCTAGAtacaaaaattttgatgaaCTTTATCTCTATTGTTATTATGTTGCTGGGACTGTTGGATTAATGAGTGTTCCGGTTATGGGCATTGCACCTGAGTCACAAGCAACGACAGAGAGTGTATATAATGCTGCCTTGGCATTAGGGATTGCAAATCAGCTAACCAACATACTCAGGGACGTTGGAGAAGA TGCTACAAGAGGAAGAATTTATCTACCACAAGATGAGCTTGCTCAGGCAGGGCTTTCAGATGAGGACATATTTGCTGGAAAGGTGACAGACAAATGGAGAAACTTCATGAAGAATCAAATAAAGAGGGCAAGGATGTTCTTTGATGAGGCAGAGAAAGGGGTGAAAGAGCTGAGTGCAGCTAGTAGATGGCCG GTATGGGCGTCCTTGCTATTGTACAGCCAAATATTGGATGAGATTGAAGCTAACGACTACAACAACTTCACCAAGAGGGCTTATGTAAGCAAAGGCAAGAAGTTGCTTGCTTTGCCGATTGCATATACAAGAGCTCTCATCCCACCATCAACGACACAGTCTCTGTTGACTAAGGCATGA
- the LOC142622531 gene encoding glutathione S-transferase F11-like — protein sequence MAVKVYGTVESACTQRVIACLLEMGVDFELVHVDLDAGEHKRPEFLVHQPFGQVPVIEDGDFRLYESRAIVRYYVAKYADRVPSLMGNNLEERAMVDQWLEVEAHNFNDLIFTLVLQLVILPRMGEPGDLALAHSCEQKLEKVLDVYEQRLSKCNYLAGDSFTLADLSHLPGIRYLMNEANMGHLITERKNVNGWWQDISNRPSWKKLMKLAGY from the exons aTGGCAGTGAAAGTGTATGGTACAGTTGAGTCAGCATGTACACAGAGAGTGATAGCTTGCCTTTTGGAGATGGGGGTGGACTTTGAACTTGTACATGTTGATCTTGATGCCGGAGAACATAAACGACCTGAGTTCCTCGTCCATCag CCTTTTGGACAAGTTCCGGTCATAGAGGATGGCGACTTCAGACTTTATG agtcaAGAGCAATTGTAAGGTACTACGTGGCAAAGTACGCGGACCGTGTTCCCAGCCTAATGGGAAATAATTTGGAAGAGAGAGCTATGGTGGATCAGTGGCTGGAAGTGGAAGCACACAACTTCAATGACCTGATTTTCACACTTGTGCTTCAGCTTGTGATCCTACCACGGATGGGAGAGCCTGGGGACTTGGCCTTGGCTCATAGCTGTGAACAAAAGCTAGAGAAGGTGTTGGATGTGTATGAGCAAAGGTTATCAAAATGCAACTACCTTGCTGGAGACTCTTTCACTTTGGCTGATCTTAGCCATCTTCCAGGCATTAGATATCTTATGAATGAAGCTAATATGGGGCACTTAATCACAGAGAGAAAGAATGTCAATGGATGGTGGCAGGACATCTCAAACAGACCTTCTTGGAAGAAGTTAATGAAGCTTGCTGGTTACTAG